In a genomic window of Oncorhynchus keta strain PuntledgeMale-10-30-2019 chromosome 28, Oket_V2, whole genome shotgun sequence:
- the LOC118360536 gene encoding uncharacterized protein LOC118360536, with protein sequence MIETKPSVSSRLPAMTKLPFLPGVAFKFYRASLGKKLYQPTSDFNLSDPNCHIMRPTYNSLHDPNLNKYYHQKEMHEKLKKRNFITKEDNVVCSLKEYNTYKHYLDTVKTDHHKTYSKKLKEQILRMVQLQEEGHIPKDVTLADMIEYLLNKGAQNLKHLQSTIGSRDRGQKYGLQTALYDQEREFKEDWVSKERSRLKLIEKDVRHDVNKAKYMKEAKEKRIRKKMCIMEQKQAIRLRIMEEELKNLQEFERLREASIKPNKLLEEIFEKPASAQLALKPAHSKIVKKTVSLSGKSKEKPAMLQRRPGLAPLQRRPCLDGLAPLTGFQEPVLRIFKAIEGQSIPDRAQLKSVILDHLGSKLVRKQLAESIRDEVKLTIPGSTPAAQRALSARIAYDVLKCVSRAANPSNEPACRLRGGNTIKPNAQADDPEPEEWMANGEDINAYVTTLITDVLEEVQEQVIVMIREDSPTQFRVVSAKASQTAIDVVSNVLEDIRHLLNEENIEELALDCDAEEGTSGISNSQPPALKKADPENRPDSCSKLEGVACDLISTAYDSLLFELTFPELQVERDEQPSNSRAIRSDIQISFEEKAPSLTLEILPSEPVNSSLSNSPSYGMMFSSDTSEVAENNSKTSSSVASAAASTSPQETDTTTIVECKEERVENGNTSETDNALSVPSVNTEEVVSKPTLLHKVKKENAATRSASLPNLYGLVVDAVMDHFSTEPFKDSLAQSVKNEVRRTLSMPDCGLLNTQIDNYFERKMLEDMLKEVSRQCGGTSSSTMAEEATDEEEIYRLESAAAQLIQKVFQEVKTHFVFKIKKGSPKRCLSQKVSRTAINAVSSLLGDMETTVMASVPCSCTTSRADMEGMLSEATGEHPAKSMASAKVELIADDLVEDAIDMCSEMILDDQPLALLHDDPEEGPSHVVVPGPIQSSLSGCDERHTKSQVPAVKIEDHEVKPILIQDTALISPGVKNTDEKRVIRVSYVFDSSRRRKAHKATRSTSFPNLYVTLVDGVLDQISTEPFKEILAQSVRNEVRRSVSLPQFGSVNLKSEDCAEKEMIEDMLKSVSKKLSKDQACQLTEKASETMNANVDAISLTPKLQSTAKDLIIKVLEQVKTIIINMIRQDSPNRAISSKASQTAINAVSDILGAMGTSLIASNTPFVPDVAGLQPDLDDVASYSTEAFEAYPGIWMSSQKIKYIASGLMDTVCDDLLDEDGFLRRSAGAISSQEDLDLQKVITSKPASPVNCMPVKRCLSMSYLDALKNPEDIENATHLSRSLDSLAVIDVPTSTSKEVSYGTELKLTQLQKDVSASSSLYAMSNCWSSLEFTSSGSDIPIDEEAQRISYTDEEDSLSKSLLTSSKSVFNVSGLVPTPPEGKPKVRLPWHPVLRCRKVPEQPPNKMHIYTVHRDAFHFPTETMQSTSPSSPEGDFSTPESQRPRAVDSSDKESIFNIDSSKRLVAEIMLSVREDVVEAKQSELAANLAALSIDNEMLNPLAQSGTPRTDS encoded by the exons ATGATAGAAACAAAGCCGTCAGTGAGCAGCAGATTGCCTGCCATGACAAAGCTTCCGTTCCTACCTGGGGTCGCCTTTAAATTTTATAGAGCCAGCCTGGGTAAAAAG TTGTATCAGCCTACATCTGATTTCAACCTCAGTGACCCAAACTGTCACATTATGAGGCCGACTTACAACAGTTTGCATGACCCAAACCTCAATAAATACTACCATCAGAAGGAAATGCATGAGAAGTTAAAGAAGCGAAACTTCATCACTAAAGAGGACAAC GTTGTATGCTCATTAAAGGAGTATAACACATACAAACATTACCTGGATACGGTCAAGACTGACCATCATAAAACTTACAGCAAAAAGTTG AAGGAACAGATACTGAGAATGGTTCAGTTGCAAGAGGAAGGCCATATACCGAAGGATGTTACCCTGGCAGATATGATAGAGTACTTACTGAATAAAGGAGCACAGAACCTGAAGCATCTGCAGTCAACCATTGGTTCCAG GGACAGGGGACAGAAATATGGCCTGCAAACTGCGTTGTATGACCAAGAGAGAGAGTTTAAAGAGGATTGGGTTTCTAAGGAGCGATCCAGGCTGAAACTGATTGAAAAGGATGTGAGGCACGATGTGAACAAGGCCAAGTATATGAAAGAGGCCAAAGAAAAGCGCATCAGAAAG aaaatgTGCATTATGGAACAAAAACAGGCTATTCGGTTGAGGATAATGGAAGAGGAATTGAAAAACCTCCAGGAGtttgagaggttgagagaggcCTCTATCAAACCAAATAAGCTGCTGGAAGAAATATTTGAAAAACCAG CATCTGCTCAGCTTGCTCTCAAACCTGCTCACTCCAAAATTGTAAAGAAAACAGTTTCTCTGTCAG GGAAATCTAAGGAAAAGCCAGCCATGCTACAGAGGAGACCAGGCCTTGCACCACTCCAGAGGAGACCATGCCTGGATGGTCTGGCACCGCTGACGGGTTTCCAagaacctgttttgaggatcTTCAAAGCCATCGAGGGACAAAGCATCCCAGACAGAGCTCAGCTGAAATCTGTCATCCTCGACCACTTGGGCTCCAAGCTTGTCAGGAAGCAGCTGGCGGAGTCAATCAGGGATGAGGTCAAACTGACGATTCCAGGGTCTACACCAGCGGCACAAAGGGCTCTGAGTGCCAGAATCGCTTACGATGTGTTGAAGTGCGTCTCTCGAGCGGCCAATCCTAGCAATGAACCTGCCTGCAGACTCCGTGGGGGAAACACAATCAAACCCAATGCTCAAGCAGATGATCCAGAACCAGAGGAGTGGATGGCCAACGGAGAAGACATAAACGCCTATGTGACAACGTTGATCACTGACGTTCTGGAGGAAGTCCAGGAGCAGGTTATCGTAATGATCCGAGAAGACTCCCCTACCCAATTCAGAGTTGTCTCTGCAAAGGCCAGCCAAACAGCCATTGATGTGGTAAGCAATGTTTTGGAAGACATTAGACACTTATTAAATGAGGAAAACATTGAAGAGCTTGCACTAGACTGTGATGCTGAAGAAGGCACCTCAGGCATATCAAACAGTCAGCCACCTGCATTAAAAAAGGCAGACCCCGAGAACCGCCCAGATTCCTGTTCAAAACTAGAAGGTGTCGCCTGTGACCTTATTAGCACTGCATATGACAGCCTCCTATTTGAGCTGACTTTTCCTGAGCTTCAGGTTGAAAGAGATGAACAACCAAGCAACTCAAGGGCTATCAGAAGTGACATACAAATCTCTTTTGAAGAAAAAGCTCCTTCCCTGACTCTGGAAATACTTCCCTCAGAGCCAGTGAACTCATCTTTATCCAACTCTCCCAGTTATGgaatgatgttttcatctgacaCTTCAGAGGTTGCAGAAAACAACAGTAAGACAAGCAGCTCAGTGGCCTCCGCAGCTGCATCAACCTCGCCCCAGGAGACGGATACCACAACCATTGTAGAATGCAAAGAAGAAAGAGTAGAGAATGGTAACACCAGTGAAACAGACAACGCCCTTTCTGTGCCCTCAGTCAATACTGAAGAAGTTGTTTCAAAGCCTACTCTCTTGCACAAGGTGAAGAAAGAAAATGCAGCTACCAGAAGCGCTTCTCTTCCCAACCTATATGGACTTGTTGTGGATGCAGTTATGGACCACTTCAGCACAGAACCCTTCAAAGACAGTCTGGCCCAATCAGTGAAGAATGAGGTGAGACGCACCCTTTCTATGCCTGACTGTGGATTGCTGAACACTCAAATTGATAATTACTTTGAGAGGAAAATGCTAGAGGATATGCTGAAGGAAGTATCCCGACAGTGCGGAGGAACAAGCTCTAGCACCATGGCGGAAGAGGCTACAGATGAAGAAGAGATCTACAGACTAGAATCTGCTGCAGCACAACTGATACAGAAAGTTTTCCAGGAGGTCAAGACACATTTTGTGTTCAAGATCAAGAAGGGTTCTCCCAAGAGATGTCTATCCCAAAAA GTAAGCCGAACAGCCATCAATGCTGTGAGCAGTCTTCTGGGTGACATGGAGACAACTGTGATGGCCAGTGTTCCATGTTCTTGTACTACTTCCAGAGCAGATATGGAAGGAATGCTCTCTGAGGCAACAGGCGAGCACCCAGCGAAATCAATGGCCTCTGCAAAAGTTGAGTTGATCGCTGATGATTTAGTGGAAGATGCCATCGATATGTGCAGTGAAATGATTTTAGACGACCAGCCACTAGCTCTACTACATGACGATCCTGAAGAAGGTCCATCACATGTTGTTGTTCCTGGACCAATTCAGAGCAGCCTGTCTGGATGTGATGAACGCCACACAAAATCACAGGTCCCTGCAGTAAAGATTGAAGACCATGAGGTAAAGCCAATTTTGATTCAAGACACAGCGCTCATATCTCCAGGTGTGAAGAATACGGATGAAAAAAGAGTCATTAGAGTAAGTTATGTCTTTGACTCATCCCGTAGAAGGAAAGCTCACAAGGCCACCAGAAGCACCTCTTTCCCTAACCTCTATGTCACCCTTGTGGATGGAGTTCTGGACCAAATTAGCACAGAACCTTTCAAAGAAATACTGGCCCAATCTGTGAGGAATGAGGTAAGACGTTCTGTCTCTTTGCCTCAATTTGGATCGGTGAACCTCAAAAGCGAGGACTGCGCGGAGAAAGAAATGATTGAGGATATGTTGAAAAGTGTATCCAAAAAACTCAGTAAAGACCAGGCCTGTCAGCTGACCGAGAAAGCCAGTGAGACCATGAATGCCAATGTAGATGCCATTTCACTTACCCCCAAACTACAGTCTACTGCCAAAGACCTAATCATCAAAGTTCTGGAGCAGGTCAAGACTATAATAATCAATATGATTAGACAAGATTCTCCCAACAGGGCGATTTCCTCCAAGGCAAGTCAGACTGCCATCAATGCTGTCAGCGACATTTTGGGTGCTATGGGAACCTCTCTCATTGCAAGCAACACACCATTTGTTCCTGATGTGGCTGGACTCCAGCCTGACCTAGATGATGTAGCATCTTACTCAACAGAAGCTTTTGAAGCATATCCAGGGATCTGGATGTCATCCCAGAAGATAAAATATATTGCCTCAGGCCTCATGGACACTGTCTGTGATGACCTACTGGATGAGGATGGTTTCCTCAGACGGAGCGCTGGTGCAATATCCTCACAGGAAGACCTTGATCTTCAGAAGGTAATTACTTCAAAACCAGCATCCCCAGTCAATTGCATGCCTGTCAAAAGATGCCTGTCAATGTCCTACCTTGATGCTTTGAAGAATCCTGAAGACATTGAAAATGCTACTCACCTCAGTAGAAGCCTTGACTCTCTTGCCGTAATTGATGTGCCTACTTCAACCTCAAAGGAAGTTTCATACGGCACAGAATTGAAACTGACACAGTTGCAAAAGGATGTCTCTGCATCATCCTCACTTTATGCCATGAGCAACTGTTGGAGCTCATTGGAGTTTACCTCCAGTGGATCTGATATCCCTATCGACGAAGAGGCCCAAAGGATTTCCTACACAGACGAAGAAGACAGTCTGTCCAAATCCCTCTTGACCTCTTCCAAATCAGTCTTCAATGTCTCTGGCCTCGTCCCTACTCCTCCAGAGGGAAAGCCAAAGGTGAGGCTGCCATGGCACCCAGTGCTTCGCTGTAGAAAGGTTCCAGAGCAGCCCCCCAACAAGATGCACATTTACACAGTTCACAGGGATGCTTTTCATTTCCCAACTGAGACAATGCAATCGACCAGTCCATCATCACCCGAGGGAGACTTCTCAACTCCAGAGTCCCAGAGGCCAAG AGCGGTGGACAGCTCAGACAAGGAGTCTATCTTTAATATAGACTCATCCAAAAGACTCGTCGCAGAGATAATGCTGTCTGTTCGGGAGGACGTTGTTGAGGCAAAGCAGAGCGAATTGGCAGCAAATCTGGCTGCGCTGTCAATTGACAATGAGATGCTCAACCCTTTGGCTCAGAGTGGGACACCCCGCACTGATTCCTGA